ACGGCGAAACCGAGCAGCGACTTTATCTCCTGAACGCTTGGCACGATTCGCCACTCTACACCGATCGCGAACGCGCGGCGTTGGCCTGGACCGAGGCGGTGACGCTGATCTCCGAAACTCACGCGCCCGACGATGTTTATCAGGAGCTTCGCAAGCACTTCTCCGAATCCGAGGCCATGAACCTGACGATGCTGATCGGAACTATCAACGCATGGAACAGGCTCGCGATCGCCTTCCGTCCTGTGCCGCCCAAAGCAAAGGCAGCGACGGCCGCCTGATTTGGCGCGAGTTGCATTCTCAAACACCGAAGGGAGCTCTCCATGTTGAAGGGAAAAGTAGCGATCGTCACCGGGTCGACCAGCGGCATCGGACTGGGCATCGCGAAGGAATTGGCCAAACTCGGCGCCGACCTAGTGTTGAACGGCCTCGGTGATGCCGGCGAGATCGAGGCGATCCGGAGCGGCATCGAACGTGATCACGGCGTGCGCGTCATCTACGATGGCGCCGATATGTCAAAGGAACAAGCCGTGCGCGGATTGATCGCCAGAACGATCGATAAGTTCGGACGTCTCGATATCCTGGTGAATAATGCCGGCATCCAGTTCACCGCGTCGGTCGAGGAATTTCCTACTTCCAAGTGGAATGCAATTCTCGATATCAATCTTTCCGCTGCATTTCACGGAATTGCCGCGGCGGTGCCCCAGATGAAAAAACAGCGTTGGGGGCGGATCGTTAACGTCGCTTCGACGCACGGCCTCGTCGCGTCAACACACAAGGCCGCCTACGTTGCGGCCAAGCACGGGCTGGTTGGTCTGACCAAGGTG
The DNA window shown above is from Bradyrhizobium sp. CB1650 and carries:
- a CDS encoding 3-hydroxybutyrate dehydrogenase, which produces MLKGKVAIVTGSTSGIGLGIAKELAKLGADLVLNGLGDAGEIEAIRSGIERDHGVRVIYDGADMSKEQAVRGLIARTIDKFGRLDILVNNAGIQFTASVEEFPTSKWNAILDINLSAAFHGIAAAVPQMKKQRWGRIVNVASTHGLVASTHKAAYVAAKHGLVGLTKVVGLETAGSGVTCNTICPGWVRTPLVEKQISDIAAQKQISQKEAAEEILAEKQPSLDFVSPSQLGGTVAFLCSSAADQITGTAIAVDGGWTAQ
- a CDS encoding carboxymuconolactone decarboxylase family protein is translated as MKPRMNFYQAAPESIKALTAVETQIQSSGLEQSLVELVKTRASQINGCAFCINMHTQDARKHGETEQRLYLLNAWHDSPLYTDRERAALAWTEAVTLISETHAPDDVYQELRKHFSESEAMNLTMLIGTINAWNRLAIAFRPVPPKAKAATAA